AACTATGtaaaacatttcaacaatttaacaataaaatctTTTATATACTAATTATATGCAATCGATGagttattttttcaataattttgacTAAAATGTGCCACAAATGTGTCACGTTGAAAGAAACTTGAATGTTTCAAAGTACTTCACTTGCGATGCCTTCGCTCTTCGGCTGTTTTATGCTTCAACGGCTTAATGCTGCTATCTCCGATCTCATCGCGTTGCAATTTCACCCGCTGACGACGTCCCAACTCCTGTTCGAGCATCTGTTTGGCACGACGTCGATACTCACGATCACGATCGCGTTCCTTTTGCTCCTGCTGCAGCAGTGTCCAATCGTAGACGTGATCGTATTGATGATTCTGCTGGCGGAATAGAAAGCGAAACAGTTGTCGCAAATAAACATAATCGGGAGCATCGGTAAAGCGTAAGTTGCGTGTGTACTTGATAAACAAGGCAAACTCATTGGGCCAATTCCTAAACACTTCATCGATGCACATGCTCTGCTTCAGTTCCCAGATCTTTTCATACTTCTGCTGCTTGTTGGCAGCCACAACACCTTGCCACGGCAATTTTCCCATATTAAAGTACATGATGCAATAGGCCAAGGACTCGAGATCATCGCGCCGCGATTGCTCAATACCACGCTGTGCATTGATCGAGGCATAACGCGCAGTGCCGGTTAAATTGCGATCCTCGCGATACGGAATATGCTGATGACTAACCGGATCCTCGAAGTGCTTGGCCAGAccaaaatcaatcaaatacaACTTATTGCTGTGCCTGCCCAGCCCCATTAGAAAGTTATCCGGCTTGACGTCGCGATGTATGAAACTATGCAGATGCACACACTCCAGACGCATCAACAGCTGATCACTGATCATCAGCACCGTCTTCAGGGAGAAGCGACGATGGCACAGATTGAACAGATCCTCGAGCGAGGGTCCCAACAGTTCCATGACGAGTGCATTGAAACGCTTCTCGCTGCCATAGtgcaaaaatgttggcaaTCCGGCGTGTGGTCCGATCTGATCGTAAACCTTTGATTCGTAACGCAACAGCGGATACTTGACGTCGGCTGCTTCGATTTTCACGGCCACATCCTTGCCGTCCTGTGTGTTGATGCCCTGATAGATTTCACCAAAGGATCCGCTGCcaattgatttcaataaacGATATTTGCCACCAACCAAACGATTCTCGAGGGCCAAATTCGAAAGATTAACACGACTCGATGCCATTTTAATTCGTTTGCGTCGAGAGGTAAATAACAAATATCTCTTTACTGAGCACGCCCGATCATTAATCGTTACTCGTTCAGCGAATCAAATCGTTTGCTatctttcttttgttttttggggaCTGCGGTATCCAATTGGATGACCACTTTTGAAGCTGGTATGAAACGTTCTTTATTGGATTAACTCAAAAACCGAAATAAATATCTGAACTCATGTATTGTATTTTCTATGCTTGCTTTAcgtgttcgttttttttcgttcaATCCTTCAAATTGTGGAGTTTTTAGAAATAAATGgcacaaattttaaaattaaatttggtatgcaaaatttgaagaaatttttaattagagttttatttgtgctgttttaaaaaatgaaaatcgagATTACATTAATTAGATATAAAAGGAGGTAAACTTTTTCTAtgatttattctttttatggtatcaaattaaaataaagtttagaTTATCGATTCCATTATATGTtatagaaattatatattatacatgtatatataaaaagcttaggaaaaataaaattttgtaaaatttaattttaaatttatcataaTTTCTTAAACAATAGTTTACATTCTTCAACAGATTCGATTGGTAAATGATAGAgattaattgctttggctgtcaATCTGGTactttgcactctatggtatattttgagtgtagtatatactaaatatatcattcggtatatttttagcattttggtggtatattaattcggtacaacatattttaaaattaatacggtactcttttgcttttacttaaaaggtcgaacacactcgactctagacttctttttatacccgctacccatagggtagaagggtattataactttgtgccgacaggaaatgtatggaacaggtagaaggaggcatctccgaccctataaagtatatatattcttgatcagcgtcaacagccgagacgatctagccatgtccgtctgtgtgtctgtccgtccgtccgtatgaaacactggatctcagagactataagagctagagctataatttttttgacagcatttgtttgcacgcagatcaagtttatttcaaatttgccacgcccacttccgcccccgcaaatcaaaaaaatcgcataacaagcgtaattttaaagctagagttgcgaattttggtatatacaataattactgtattaattatgattcctgaaaatggttgcgatcagataaaaattgtcgaagttattaaagaaatacttttgtatggccaaaaacgcctacttactaggggtcttagttgctttggctgacaagcTGGTATATTGtaccgtctatggtatattttgaatgcggtactatatcgatatacca
This window of the Drosophila albomicans strain 15112-1751.03 chromosome 2L, ASM965048v2, whole genome shotgun sequence genome carries:
- the LOC117565380 gene encoding casein kinase I; this encodes MASSRVNLSNLALENRLVGGKYRLLKSIGSGSFGEIYQGINTQDGKDVAVKIEAADVKYPLLRYESKVYDQIGPHAGLPTFLHYGSEKRFNALVMELLGPSLEDLFNLCHRRFSLKTVLMISDQLLMRLECVHLHSFIHRDVKPDNFLMGLGRHSNKLYLIDFGLAKHFEDPVSHQHIPYREDRNLTGTARYASINAQRGIEQSRRDDLESLAYCIMYFNMGKLPWQGVVAANKQQKYEKIWELKQSMCIDEVFRNWPNEFALFIKYTRNLRFTDAPDYVYLRQLFRFLFRQQNHQYDHVYDWTLLQQEQKERDRDREYRRRAKQMLEQELGRRQRVKLQRDEIGDSSIKPLKHKTAEERRHRK